One part of the Methylobacterium terrae genome encodes these proteins:
- a CDS encoding MFS transporter has translation MPGALPRFLLVYAALYAGYGLTTPFLPALLAERGLSPEEVGLVLAAGTGIRLAAGPLAGRVADRLAAGRGVLAGCAALSGLTALLYLAGHGFAGLMLAGLAHAAATAPLAPLADALALPAAKAARFAYGTVRGAGSAAFIAGTLAAGQLTALVGLAALPVAGAAAFAGLAGAVRGLPSASAPAAGGPATAGAGPLLRDPRFRRLVAVAALVIGSHAVHDAFAVIRWREAGLGPTAASLLWAEAVAAEVLVFLVLGPALLARIGPAGALALAAGAGIVRWSVAALTASLPALAGIQALHGLTFALLHLAAMRILGQTVPPGLAATAQTLYGTLGLGLATTLATAASGPLYGRLGAGAFWVMAGACAAALPLVRGLGAGPGPDPGRVAG, from the coding sequence GTGCCCGGCGCGCTGCCGCGCTTCCTCCTCGTCTACGCCGCGCTCTACGCCGGCTACGGCCTCACCACGCCGTTCCTGCCCGCGCTCCTCGCCGAGCGCGGGCTCTCCCCCGAGGAGGTCGGGCTGGTGCTCGCCGCCGGCACCGGCATCCGCCTCGCCGCCGGACCGCTGGCGGGCCGGGTCGCCGACCGGCTGGCCGCCGGGCGGGGCGTGCTCGCGGGCTGCGCCGCCCTCTCGGGCCTCACCGCCCTCCTCTACCTCGCCGGCCACGGCTTCGCCGGGCTGATGCTCGCCGGCCTCGCCCACGCCGCCGCGACCGCGCCGCTGGCGCCGCTCGCCGACGCCCTGGCGCTGCCCGCCGCCAAGGCCGCCCGTTTCGCCTACGGCACCGTGCGGGGTGCGGGCTCGGCGGCCTTCATCGCCGGCACCCTCGCGGCCGGCCAGCTCACGGCGCTCGTCGGCCTCGCCGCCCTGCCGGTCGCGGGGGCGGCCGCGTTCGCGGGCCTCGCCGGGGCGGTGCGCGGGCTTCCGTCCGCCTCCGCCCCGGCCGCGGGGGGCCCCGCCACCGCCGGGGCCGGCCCGCTCCTGCGCGATCCCCGCTTCCGGCGCCTCGTCGCGGTGGCGGCCCTGGTGATCGGCAGTCACGCGGTGCACGACGCCTTCGCGGTGATCCGCTGGCGCGAGGCGGGCCTGGGCCCGACCGCCGCGAGCCTGCTCTGGGCCGAGGCGGTGGCGGCGGAGGTGCTGGTCTTCCTCGTCCTCGGCCCGGCCCTCCTCGCCCGGATCGGGCCGGCCGGCGCCCTGGCGCTGGCGGCCGGGGCCGGGATCGTCCGCTGGTCGGTGGCGGCGCTCACCGCGTCCCTGCCGGCGCTGGCCGGCATCCAGGCCCTGCACGGCCTGACCTTCGCGCTCCTGCACCTCGCGGCGATGCGGATCCTCGGGCAGACGGTGCCGCCCGGCCTCGCGGCGACGGCCCAGACCCTCTACGGCACCCTCGGCCTCGGCCTCGCCACCACCCTGGCGACCGCCGCCTCCGGCCCGCTCTACGGCCGCCTCGGCGCGGGCGCGTTCTGGGTCATGGCCGGGGCCTGCGCGGCCGCCCTGCCGCTGGTGCGGGGCCTGGGCGCGGGACCCGGTCCGGATCCGGGGCGGGTCGCGGGTTAG
- a CDS encoding aldo/keto reductase, which translates to MEYRTLGRSGLKVSQLCLGTMMFGGPTPDAEAERIVADAREQGVTFIDTANAYTEGCSEEVVGRAIARDRDAWVLATKVANPMGKGQNDRGLSRAHIVQACEASLKRLNTDRIDLYYLHKEDHDTPLAETVRAMADLIRAGKVRYFAVSNYRAWRVAEICRLCDEHGIDRPAASQPYYNALNRMPEVEHLPACAHYGLGVVPYSPLARGVLTAKYRPGEAPPEGTRAGRGDTRMMQTEWRPESLRIAEELKAHAEARGATVIDFAVGWVLNNRAVTAVIAGPRTFDQWRSYADALAYRFTPEDEALVDHLVPAGHPSTPGYTDPAYPLEGRTTWTAARD; encoded by the coding sequence ATGGAGTACCGCACCCTCGGCCGCTCCGGCCTGAAGGTCTCGCAGCTCTGCCTCGGCACCATGATGTTCGGCGGGCCGACCCCGGACGCCGAGGCCGAGCGCATCGTGGCGGACGCCCGCGAGCAGGGCGTGACCTTCATCGACACCGCGAACGCCTACACCGAGGGCTGCTCGGAGGAGGTCGTGGGCCGCGCCATCGCCCGCGACCGCGACGCCTGGGTGCTCGCCACCAAGGTGGCGAACCCGATGGGCAAGGGGCAAAACGACCGCGGCCTGTCGCGGGCCCACATCGTGCAGGCCTGCGAGGCCAGCCTCAAGCGGCTGAACACCGACCGGATCGACCTCTACTACCTCCACAAGGAGGACCACGACACGCCGCTCGCCGAGACCGTGCGGGCGATGGCCGACCTGATCCGGGCCGGCAAGGTGCGCTACTTCGCGGTGTCCAACTACCGGGCCTGGCGGGTCGCCGAGATCTGCCGCCTGTGCGACGAGCACGGCATCGACCGGCCGGCGGCGAGCCAGCCGTACTACAACGCCCTCAACCGGATGCCGGAGGTCGAGCACCTGCCGGCCTGCGCCCATTACGGGCTCGGCGTCGTGCCCTACTCGCCGCTCGCCCGCGGCGTCCTGACCGCGAAGTACCGCCCCGGCGAGGCGCCGCCCGAGGGCACCCGCGCGGGGCGCGGCGACACCCGGATGATGCAGACCGAGTGGCGGCCCGAGAGCCTGCGCATCGCCGAGGAGCTGAAGGCCCATGCCGAGGCCAGGGGCGCCACGGTGATCGACTTCGCGGTGGGCTGGGTGCTCAACAACCGCGCCGTCACCGCGGTGATCGCCGGGCCCCGGACCTTCGACCAGTGGCGCTCCTACGCCGACGCCCTGGCCTACCGCTTCACGCCCGAGGACGAGGCGCTCGTCGACCACCTCGTGCCGGCCGGCCACCCCTCGACGCCGGGCTACACCGACCCGGCCTATCCGCTCGAGGGACGGACCACCTGGACGGCGGCGCGCGACTGA
- a CDS encoding SWIB/MDM2 domain-containing protein, producing the protein MATKTTKKAETKAEPEAAPKAAAKAAPKAAKETKAEPKDDGKDEAKGKKVAAPKSGDKPNALQKPLQPTPELSAIVGDKPIPRGEVVSKVWEYIRKHSLQNPENKREILADDKLKKVFGKDKATMFEMNKYLAQHLK; encoded by the coding sequence ATGGCGACCAAGACCACCAAGAAAGCCGAGACCAAGGCCGAGCCCGAGGCCGCCCCGAAGGCCGCCGCCAAGGCGGCCCCGAAGGCCGCAAAGGAGACCAAGGCCGAGCCCAAGGATGACGGCAAGGACGAGGCCAAGGGCAAGAAGGTCGCGGCGCCGAAATCCGGCGACAAGCCGAACGCCCTGCAGAAGCCGCTGCAGCCGACGCCCGAGCTCAGCGCCATCGTGGGCGACAAGCCGATCCCGCGCGGCGAGGTGGTGAGCAAGGTGTGGGAGTACATCCGCAAGCACTCGCTCCAGAACCCCGAGAACAAGCGCGAGATCCTGGCCGACGACAAGCTCAAGAAGGTCTTCGGCAAGGACAAGGCGACGATGTTCGAGATGAACAAGTACCTCGCCCAGCACCTCAAGTAA